One Gemmatimonadaceae bacterium DNA window includes the following coding sequences:
- a CDS encoding carbon starvation protein A — translation MRRLSTVVAWVLVAAGGAGAFAFLALNQGERVSAAWLVTAAVCFYVVAYRFYSRIIAANIFALDANRRTPAERLNDGRDFVPTNRWVVFGHHFAAIAGPGPLVGPTLAAQFGFLPGALWIVIGVALGGAVQDFVILAASVRRNGKSLGQMAKEEIGTVAGMTALVAVLGIMIVLIAVLALIVVNALGESPWGVVTVGLTIPIALVMGGYMRWIRPHKVLEATVMGLVLLVVALYVGRGVAENPALAPTFTLSRTALAWAIMIYGFCASVLPVWLLLAPRDYLSAFVKIGVVVALALGVLFVLPPLEMPAVTRFIDGTGPVFAGKVFPFCFITIACGAISGFHSLIASGTTPKLLEREPDARFIGYGAMLTESLVATLALIAACVLTPGTYFAINAPPAAIGVTAESAAVAVANWGFTLDPVEFKQLTANVGETKLLSRTGGAPSLAVGMAHLFSNVLGGSTAMALWYHFAIMFEALFILTTLDAGTRVGRFMLQDLLRHVYEPLGRVAWYPAVVFSSALFVAAWGYFLYQGVVDPLGGINSLWPLFGIANQLLAVVALCVGTTVIVKMGKKAYAWITLLPLTWLFVVTMTAGSLKIFSSDPKLGFLSHARMVQDLLSEGKLPGNVKSAADAARLITNDRVDAFVAAFFMMSVVVIIGASAWEWIAVASGRKEARSTEIPFEPRAIAVGD, via the coding sequence ATGCGCCGACTTTCCACGGTAGTCGCCTGGGTCCTCGTCGCCGCCGGCGGCGCTGGCGCCTTCGCGTTCCTCGCCCTCAACCAGGGCGAGCGCGTGAGTGCCGCGTGGTTGGTGACCGCGGCCGTCTGCTTCTACGTCGTGGCGTACCGCTTCTACTCGCGCATCATCGCCGCCAACATCTTCGCCCTCGACGCCAACCGGCGGACACCGGCGGAGCGACTCAACGACGGGCGCGACTTCGTCCCCACCAATCGCTGGGTCGTCTTCGGGCATCACTTCGCCGCGATCGCCGGCCCTGGCCCGCTTGTGGGCCCGACGCTCGCCGCGCAGTTCGGCTTCCTCCCGGGGGCGCTCTGGATCGTGATCGGGGTGGCGCTGGGTGGCGCGGTGCAGGACTTCGTGATCCTCGCCGCCTCCGTCCGCCGCAACGGGAAGTCGCTGGGGCAGATGGCGAAGGAGGAGATCGGGACGGTGGCCGGGATGACGGCGCTCGTCGCGGTGCTCGGGATCATGATCGTCCTCATCGCGGTCCTCGCCCTCATCGTCGTCAACGCGCTGGGTGAGAGCCCGTGGGGCGTGGTGACGGTGGGGCTGACGATCCCGATCGCGCTCGTCATGGGGGGCTACATGCGCTGGATCCGCCCCCACAAGGTTCTCGAGGCGACGGTGATGGGGCTCGTCCTCCTCGTGGTGGCGCTGTACGTCGGGCGCGGGGTGGCGGAGAACCCGGCGCTGGCGCCGACCTTCACGCTCAGCCGCACGGCGCTGGCCTGGGCGATCATGATCTACGGCTTCTGCGCCTCGGTGCTCCCGGTGTGGTTGCTGCTGGCGCCGCGCGACTACCTCAGCGCCTTCGTGAAGATCGGCGTCGTGGTGGCGCTGGCGTTAGGCGTGCTGTTCGTCCTTCCGCCGCTGGAGATGCCGGCCGTCACGCGATTCATTGACGGGACGGGGCCGGTCTTCGCGGGGAAGGTCTTCCCCTTCTGCTTCATCACGATTGCCTGCGGCGCGATCTCGGGGTTCCACTCGCTCATCGCATCGGGGACGACCCCCAAGCTCCTCGAGCGCGAGCCCGATGCGCGCTTCATTGGCTACGGGGCGATGCTCACGGAGTCGCTGGTCGCCACGCTGGCGCTCATCGCCGCCTGCGTCCTGACCCCGGGGACCTACTTCGCGATCAACGCCCCGCCAGCCGCAATCGGCGTCACCGCCGAGAGCGCCGCCGTGGCCGTGGCCAACTGGGGCTTCACGCTCGACCCGGTCGAGTTCAAGCAGCTGACGGCCAACGTCGGCGAAACCAAGCTCCTGTCGCGCACCGGCGGCGCGCCATCACTCGCCGTCGGCATGGCGCACCTCTTCTCCAACGTCCTCGGCGGGTCGACGGCGATGGCGCTCTGGTACCACTTCGCCATCATGTTCGAGGCGCTCTTCATCCTCACCACGCTCGACGCCGGGACGCGCGTGGGACGGTTCATGCTGCAAGACCTGTTGCGACACGTGTATGAACCCCTCGGGCGCGTCGCGTGGTACCCCGCGGTGGTCTTCTCCAGCGCCCTCTTCGTGGCGGCGTGGGGCTACTTCCTCTACCAGGGGGTCGTCGACCCGTTAGGCGGGATCAACTCGCTCTGGCCGCTGTTCGGGATCGCCAACCAGCTCCTCGCCGTCGTCGCGCTGTGCGTGGGGACAACCGTGATCGTGAAGATGGGGAAGAAGGCCTATGCCTGGATCACCCTCCTCCCCCTCACCTGGCTCTTCGTCGTGACCATGACCGCCGGCTCGCTCAAGATCTTCTCCAGCGATCCCAAGCTCGGCTTCCTCTCGCATGCGCGCATGGTGCAGGACCTCCTCTCGGAGGGAAAGCTCCCCGGAAACGTGAAGTCGGCCGCCGACGCGGCCCGCCTCATCACCAACGACCGCGTCGACGCCTTCGTCGCCGCCTTCTTCATGATGTCGGTCGTGGTGATCATCGGCGCCTCGGCGTGGGAGTGGATCGCCGTCGCCTCGGGCCGCAAGGAAGCGCGCAGCACCGAGATCCCCTTCGAGCCGCGCGCCATCGCGGTGGGAGACTGA
- a CDS encoding prolyl oligopeptidase family serine peptidase, producing the protein MVYSSGASLIPRTAARTQTRLMRVTRKERLTRAAALVAGAAALHGAAPATAQAQRTFTDLTIPWMMRGPEVYGREPQRVRFTPDGAWIYFQWLPAGTDWRKAAEPYRVRAVAGAIPEAVSRTHMDSVGPLLEPGSLSRDRLRRVVSYEGDLYLVDLKTSQARRLTQTTIIESNPTFSADGRRVFFIRDGANIMALDLDSPRIEQLTDIRPAPAPPTPPKAEAQRAQLEAQQKALFEVIRDRVSRDSIDKAERDAQLAERPKTLYLQANERVTQLSVSPSGRALLFATTVGTQAARQANVPNYVTLNGYTEDLVVRTKVGDVLGGGRLGVMQLPAGTVSWLRPIPGDSTALPSILALLGWNDAGTQALVFAEQRDFKARYLQRFDADSSRLATLDVLRDTAWVGGPCYPCGGWLPGGARAWFVSEADGYAHLYTINADGSDRRQLTRGSFEVLDAELSDDRTAFQLHTSEVSPFERHFYRLPIAGGTAARLTSETGGHTVTVSPDGRLLADVFSTANRPPELFVRANRPGATAARLTTSPTAEWLAFPWLQPEIVRIPASDGVQVPARIYRPQDVKAEPNGAAVIFVHGAGYMHNVHNYWSSYSREYMFNHYLASKGYVVLDIDYRASAGYGRDWRTAIYRWMGGRDLQDQVDGSRYLQKTFGIDPERIGLYGGSYGGFMTLMALFNAPREFGAGAALRSVTDWAHYNHGYTARILNQPQQDTLAYRRSSPIFFAQGLEDPLLMAHGMVDVNVHFQDIVRLTQRFIELGKTGWELAVYPVEDHGFVRPDSWSDEYRRIFELFEATLPARRAGNGGGSR; encoded by the coding sequence ATGGTCTACTCGTCAGGCGCGTCACTCATCCCGCGCACCGCAGCACGGACGCAAACGCGCCTCATGCGCGTCACGCGCAAAGAGCGCCTAACGCGCGCCGCCGCGCTCGTGGCCGGTGCCGCCGCGTTGCACGGCGCAGCGCCGGCGACAGCGCAGGCACAACGCACCTTCACCGACCTCACGATCCCGTGGATGATGCGCGGCCCCGAGGTGTACGGGCGCGAGCCGCAGCGCGTGCGCTTCACACCGGACGGGGCGTGGATCTACTTCCAGTGGCTCCCCGCCGGAACGGACTGGCGCAAGGCAGCGGAGCCGTATCGCGTGCGCGCCGTTGCGGGAGCGATCCCCGAAGCGGTCTCGCGCACACACATGGACTCGGTCGGCCCGCTCCTCGAACCCGGCTCCCTGTCGCGCGACCGCCTGCGCCGCGTCGTGTCCTACGAAGGCGACCTCTATCTCGTCGACCTCAAGACGTCGCAGGCCCGGCGCCTCACGCAGACGACGATCATCGAGAGCAATCCCACCTTCTCGGCCGATGGGCGCCGCGTCTTCTTCATCCGCGACGGGGCGAACATCATGGCGCTCGACCTCGACTCGCCGCGCATCGAGCAGCTGACGGACATCCGACCAGCCCCTGCCCCGCCGACCCCTCCCAAGGCCGAGGCGCAGCGCGCCCAGCTCGAGGCGCAGCAGAAGGCGCTGTTCGAGGTGATCCGCGACCGCGTGTCGCGCGACTCGATCGACAAGGCGGAGCGCGACGCACAGCTGGCCGAGCGCCCGAAGACCCTCTACCTGCAGGCCAATGAACGCGTGACGCAGCTCTCCGTCTCGCCCAGCGGACGCGCGCTCCTCTTCGCGACTACGGTGGGGACGCAGGCGGCGCGGCAGGCGAATGTTCCCAACTACGTCACGCTGAACGGCTACACCGAGGACCTGGTGGTGCGCACCAAGGTCGGCGACGTCCTTGGCGGCGGGCGACTCGGCGTGATGCAGCTGCCGGCGGGCACGGTGTCGTGGCTGCGCCCCATTCCCGGCGACTCGACGGCGCTTCCGTCGATCCTCGCCCTGCTCGGCTGGAACGACGCCGGGACGCAGGCGCTGGTCTTTGCCGAGCAGCGCGACTTCAAGGCGCGCTACCTCCAGCGCTTCGACGCCGACTCGTCGCGGCTCGCCACGCTCGACGTCCTGCGCGACACGGCGTGGGTCGGCGGGCCGTGCTACCCGTGCGGCGGCTGGCTCCCCGGCGGTGCGCGCGCCTGGTTCGTGAGCGAAGCCGACGGCTACGCACACCTCTACACGATCAATGCCGACGGGAGCGACCGCCGCCAGCTCACCAGGGGATCATTCGAGGTGCTCGACGCGGAGTTGAGCGACGATCGCACCGCCTTCCAGCTGCACACGAGTGAAGTCTCGCCGTTCGAGCGGCACTTCTACCGGCTGCCGATCGCCGGCGGGACAGCGGCGCGCCTGACGAGTGAAACGGGCGGCCACACGGTGACGGTCTCGCCCGATGGCCGGTTGCTGGCCGACGTCTTCTCGACCGCCAACCGCCCGCCGGAGCTGTTCGTGCGCGCCAATCGCCCCGGGGCCACGGCGGCGCGCCTGACGACGTCGCCGACTGCGGAGTGGCTCGCCTTCCCCTGGCTGCAGCCCGAGATCGTGCGGATCCCGGCGTCGGACGGCGTGCAGGTGCCGGCGCGGATCTATCGCCCACAGGATGTGAAGGCCGAGCCTAACGGCGCGGCGGTGATCTTCGTGCACGGTGCAGGCTACATGCACAATGTGCACAACTATTGGTCGAGCTATTCGCGCGAGTACATGTTCAACCACTACCTGGCCAGCAAGGGCTACGTGGTGCTGGACATCGACTACCGTGCCAGCGCCGGATACGGACGCGACTGGCGCACCGCCATCTACCGCTGGATGGGCGGGCGCGACCTGCAGGACCAGGTGGATGGATCGCGCTACCTGCAGAAGACCTTTGGCATCGACCCGGAGCGCATCGGACTGTACGGCGGGAGCTACGGCGGCTTCATGACGCTGATGGCGCTGTTCAACGCGCCCAGGGAGTTCGGCGCCGGCGCCGCATTGCGCTCTGTCACCGACTGGGCGCACTACAACCACGGCTACACCGCGCGCATCCTCAACCAGCCGCAGCAGGACACGCTCGCCTATCGGCGCTCGTCGCCGATCTTCTTTGCGCAGGGATTGGAGGACCCGTTGCTGATGGCGCACGGGATGGTCGACGTGAACGTGCACTTCCAGGACATCGTCCGCCTCACGCAGCGCTTCATCGAGTTGGGGAAGACCGGGTGGGAACTCGCCGTCTACCCGGTGGAGGACCATGGCTTCGTGCGCCCGGATTCGTGGAGCGACGAGTATCGGCGCATCTTCGAGCTGTTCGAGGCAACGCTCCCCGCCAGGCGGGCCGGCAACGGGGGAGGGTCACGATGA
- a CDS encoding YbdD/YjiX family protein, with protein MKWAADLTVRFAVRLSRATSTLNRIIGAPDYDGYLRHHRRCHPDCRPLTRDEFVTQRLEDRYSRPGARCC; from the coding sequence ATGAAGTGGGCCGCCGACCTCACCGTGCGCTTCGCCGTGCGCCTGTCGCGCGCCACGTCCACGCTCAACCGCATCATCGGCGCGCCGGACTACGACGGCTACCTGCGCCACCACCGCCGCTGCCATCCCGACTGCCGCCCGCTCACCAGGGACGAATTCGTGACGCAGCGGCTGGAGGATCGCTACTCGCGTCCCGGGGCGCGTTGCTGCTGA
- a CDS encoding alpha/beta hydrolase codes for MKRLAKLLLVTVVIAYGGIVVALRLGEKGMVYQPAERAVHAPAPAFKLQQREVRFASGDGTELSAWIVPAAARDSSGMWLLICHGNYGNIGYGERPEFYAFARDIGLNLLAFDYRGFGDSGGAPDEAGFYRDAMASWRYLTDSLHVPPSRIIVFGHSLGSGVATELATRVDAAALVLEGAFTSVTDVGAEIYPLLPVRLLSTQRFPSLARIADVREPKLFLHSPEDDVIPYAHSQRLFAAAGAPKSLVAVRGGHMEAFSKDKVVYFGALAGLVSTVTPSSPVAAVPVSTVRRTRNHGRAGQ; via the coding sequence GTGAAACGCCTCGCCAAGCTCTTACTCGTCACCGTGGTGATCGCCTACGGCGGCATCGTCGTGGCGCTCAGGCTCGGCGAGAAGGGGATGGTCTACCAGCCAGCGGAACGCGCCGTGCACGCGCCGGCGCCGGCCTTCAAGCTGCAACAGCGTGAGGTGCGCTTCGCCAGCGGCGACGGCACCGAGCTGTCGGCGTGGATCGTCCCGGCCGCGGCACGCGACTCGAGCGGAATGTGGCTCCTCATCTGCCACGGGAACTACGGCAACATCGGCTACGGCGAGCGCCCCGAGTTCTACGCCTTCGCCCGCGACATCGGACTCAACCTGCTGGCCTTCGACTATCGCGGCTTTGGTGACAGCGGCGGCGCCCCGGACGAGGCGGGGTTCTACCGGGATGCGATGGCGTCGTGGCGCTACCTCACCGACTCGCTGCATGTCCCCCCGTCGCGCATCATCGTCTTCGGCCACTCGTTAGGGAGCGGCGTGGCAACGGAGTTGGCCACACGGGTCGATGCCGCCGCGCTGGTGCTGGAAGGCGCTTTCACCTCGGTGACCGATGTCGGCGCGGAGATCTACCCGCTCCTCCCGGTGCGTCTCCTGTCCACGCAGCGTTTTCCGTCGCTCGCGCGCATCGCCGACGTGCGGGAGCCCAAGCTCTTCCTGCACTCCCCGGAAGACGACGTGATCCCATATGCGCACTCCCAGCGCCTGTTCGCCGCCGCCGGGGCACCCAAGTCGTTGGTCGCCGTGCGCGGCGGGCACATGGAAGCGTTCAGCAAGGACAAAGTGGTGTACTTCGGTGCGCTGGCAGGTTTGGTGAGCACCGTCACACCGTCGTCGCCTGTCGCGGCGGTGCCTGTCTCGACCGTTCGCCGCACACGGAACCACGGACGCGCCGGCCAGTAG
- a CDS encoding DinB family protein, producing MSIAQSILPEFDHEMATTRKLLERAPEAQFGWKPHEKSMSLGQLANHLAALPFWGVVTMKEVELDMNPPGGEGYKTPRLATVAEILAAFDDNVGKARAAIASSGDADFMVAWSLKNAGHTIFTMPRIAVLRTFVINHEIHHRGQFSVYLRLHNVPVPSIYGPTADES from the coding sequence ATGTCGATCGCGCAGTCGATCCTCCCCGAGTTCGATCATGAAATGGCCACCACGCGCAAGCTCCTCGAGCGTGCGCCCGAGGCGCAGTTCGGCTGGAAGCCGCATGAGAAGTCGATGTCGTTAGGCCAGCTGGCCAACCACCTCGCCGCGCTCCCCTTCTGGGGCGTGGTGACGATGAAGGAAGTGGAGCTGGACATGAATCCGCCGGGGGGCGAAGGATACAAGACGCCCAGGCTGGCGACGGTGGCGGAGATCCTTGCCGCGTTCGACGACAACGTGGGCAAGGCACGCGCGGCGATCGCGTCGTCCGGCGACGCCGACTTCATGGTGGCGTGGTCGCTGAAGAATGCCGGGCACACGATCTTCACGATGCCGCGCATTGCCGTGCTGCGCACCTTCGTGATCAACCACGAGATCCACCACCGGGGGCAGTTCTCGGTGTATCTGCGCCTGCACAACGTCCCCGTTCCGTCCATCTACGGCCCGACGGCCGACGAATCCTGA
- a CDS encoding MFS transporter, whose amino-acid sequence MSTASGRLPRTVIALSLVSLLTDVSSEMIYPLIPTFLATTLGASALGVGAIEGTAESVASLLKFGSGWWSDRLRRRKPLVVVGYLLASVVRPLIGVAQVAGHVFAIRIIDRIGKGIRTAPRDALLADAVEPARRGAAFGFHRAADHLGAVTGPLLAFALMAWGGVSLRVVFLLAAIPAALAMVVLIGMVREDDRAVPAAGAPPGDDGGAAGGSVAGSAGGTFDGAAGVAAGGEARLGGRFTAYLAVLLLFTLGNSTDAFLLLRARSLGVATAMLPVLWSALHVVKALSSTPAGALSDRVGRRGLIVAGWLVYAATYVGFAVAEGAWSAWLLFLAYGIYFGLTEGVEKALVADLVPAAARGRAFGLYNLAIGVGALPASLLFGAVWDARGAPTAFLLGATLAAVAAVLLPLVIPRALPVRA is encoded by the coding sequence ATGTCGACCGCTTCCGGACGGTTGCCGCGCACGGTGATCGCGCTCTCGCTGGTCTCGCTCCTCACCGATGTGTCGAGCGAGATGATCTATCCACTCATCCCGACGTTCCTGGCCACCACGCTCGGTGCGAGCGCGCTGGGTGTGGGCGCGATCGAGGGGACGGCGGAGTCGGTGGCGTCGCTGCTCAAGTTTGGCAGCGGGTGGTGGAGCGATCGATTGCGGCGTCGCAAGCCGCTGGTGGTTGTGGGGTACCTGCTGGCGTCGGTCGTGCGCCCGCTGATTGGAGTCGCGCAGGTGGCGGGTCACGTCTTTGCCATTCGCATCATCGACCGGATCGGGAAAGGGATTCGCACGGCGCCGCGCGACGCCTTGCTCGCCGACGCTGTGGAGCCCGCCCGGCGCGGCGCGGCATTCGGCTTTCATCGTGCCGCCGACCACCTGGGGGCGGTGACGGGGCCGCTGCTGGCCTTCGCGCTGATGGCCTGGGGCGGGGTGTCGCTCCGCGTCGTCTTCCTGCTGGCGGCGATTCCGGCGGCGCTGGCGATGGTGGTGCTCATCGGCATGGTGCGCGAGGACGATCGCGCCGTACCAGCGGCGGGCGCGCCGCCGGGCGATGATGGTGGTGCAGCTGGCGGATCGGTAGCCGGATCGGCCGGCGGTACGTTTGATGGTGCGGCCGGAGTTGCGGCTGGCGGCGAGGCGCGACTGGGAGGGCGGTTCACGGCGTATCTCGCCGTCCTCCTCCTCTTCACGCTGGGGAACTCGACCGATGCCTTTCTCCTTCTCCGCGCGCGGTCGCTCGGCGTGGCGACGGCGATGCTCCCGGTGCTGTGGTCCGCGCTGCATGTGGTCAAGGCGCTGTCCTCGACGCCGGCGGGTGCGTTGTCGGATCGGGTGGGGCGCCGAGGGTTGATTGTCGCGGGATGGCTCGTGTATGCCGCGACCTACGTCGGCTTTGCAGTGGCGGAGGGGGCGTGGTCGGCGTGGCTTCTTTTCCTCGCCTATGGCATCTACTTCGGCCTCACGGAGGGGGTGGAGAAGGCGCTGGTGGCCGACCTGGTCCCCGCGGCGGCGCGTGGGCGTGCCTTCGGGTTGTACAACCTGGCCATCGGGGTGGGGGCGCTCCCCGCCTCGCTCCTGTTCGGCGCGGTCTGGGATGCGCGGGGGGCGCCGACGGCGTTCCTGCTGGGGGCGACGCTGGCGGCGGTCGCCGCGGTGTTGCTCCCGCTGGTGATTCCCCGCGCCCTGCCGGTGCGCGCCTAA